In Clostridium sp. DL-VIII, the following proteins share a genomic window:
- a CDS encoding glycosyltransferase family 1 protein — MKIGIDGRAAKWYQGTGIGTYTRQLILNLSNVDSQNNYLIFMPQCDSLNDLKNNFTTKLVESTPTNSFWDDINVPNILNNADIELYHVPQNGVGLSENIKCKKVITLHDIIPLRMPETVSDRYLKIFNDELPKILDNCDGIITVSDFSKNDIAKEFNFPSENIYVTPLAAQDIYKPMSKRESKALITKKYGIEEDFILYVGGFSPRKNIIGLIEAYSNLSNKLKNTFKLVITGKKGPSYSKYKSRAEELNVSNNVIFTDFIPIEDMPLFYNATEVLVYPSFYEGFGLPPIEAMACGTPVIVSNVTSLPEVCYESALFIDPNDIDSLTYDIDRVLNNSLLRLTMVKKSLTRSKTFSWNKTAINTISAYESILNS; from the coding sequence ATGAAAATAGGAATAGATGGCAGGGCTGCAAAGTGGTACCAGGGCACTGGAATAGGCACATATACTAGACAATTAATACTAAATCTTAGCAATGTTGATTCTCAGAATAATTATTTAATTTTCATGCCACAATGCGACTCTTTAAATGATTTAAAAAATAATTTCACAACAAAACTTGTTGAATCAACACCTACTAATAGTTTTTGGGACGATATAAATGTTCCTAATATCTTAAATAACGCTGATATAGAGCTTTATCATGTTCCACAAAATGGAGTTGGGCTTTCAGAAAACATCAAATGTAAAAAGGTTATAACCTTACACGATATAATTCCACTAAGAATGCCTGAAACTGTTAGCGATAGATATTTAAAAATATTTAATGATGAATTACCTAAAATTTTGGATAATTGCGATGGCATAATTACGGTTTCTGATTTTTCTAAAAATGACATTGCTAAAGAATTTAATTTTCCTTCTGAGAATATCTATGTAACTCCACTTGCTGCTCAAGATATTTACAAACCTATGAGTAAACGTGAATCAAAAGCTTTAATCACAAAAAAATATGGAATAGAGGAAGACTTTATACTTTATGTTGGTGGCTTCAGTCCACGAAAAAATATCATAGGTTTAATTGAGGCATATTCAAATCTCTCAAATAAACTAAAAAACACCTTCAAACTTGTAATTACAGGTAAAAAAGGTCCTTCTTATAGTAAATATAAGAGTAGAGCAGAAGAATTAAATGTATCTAATAACGTGATTTTTACTGATTTTATTCCCATTGAAGATATGCCATTATTTTACAATGCTACTGAAGTATTAGTTTATCCTTCTTTTTATGAAGGTTTTGGACTTCCACCTATAGAAGCTATGGCTTGCGGAACCCCCGTAATAGTTTCTAATGTTACGTCGTTACCTGAAGTCTGTTATGAGTCAGCACTTTTTATAGATCCTAATGATATTGACTCATTAACTTACGATATAGATAGAGTGCTAAATAATAGCTTGCTAAGACTAACAATGGTCAAAAAAAGTTTAACTAGAAGCAAAACTTTTTCATGGAATAAAACAGCCATTAATACAATATCTGCTTATGAATCAATATTAAATTCTTAA
- a CDS encoding CotS family spore coat protein has product MMREFEIERQFNIKIEKMKANKGVYYLKTDKGERCLKKINYGPQKLLFVYGAKEHLRKNGFNNLDKYYLNINGEPYALVNEDLYTLSEWLEGRECDFHNIDEVRIAAKTLANLHEASKGYDPPENSKLKSDLGRWPHLIEKRIKSLDKMREMVRKKSIKSDFDMLYLKSMEFYKEIGKKSLQVLNESDYYELCMIAENEKSFCHHDFTYHNIILSNNMDVHVIDFDYCKREVRTFDISNFMIKVLKRVEWNIEFAMAIIDSYNSVSKLRDTEYKVLYAYLEFPQRYWRLANRYYYNEVNWGQSTFASKLESIINEKEKYLDFLEKFKNEYKI; this is encoded by the coding sequence ATGATGAGGGAATTTGAAATAGAAAGACAATTTAACATTAAGATAGAAAAAATGAAAGCTAATAAGGGAGTGTACTATCTTAAAACAGATAAAGGCGAAAGATGTTTAAAGAAGATAAATTATGGACCTCAAAAATTATTATTTGTATATGGTGCTAAAGAGCATTTAAGGAAAAATGGTTTTAATAATTTAGATAAATATTATTTAAACATAAATGGAGAGCCTTATGCATTAGTTAATGAAGACTTGTATACTTTATCTGAATGGTTAGAAGGAAGGGAATGTGACTTTCATAACATAGATGAAGTAAGGATTGCTGCTAAGACTTTAGCTAATCTTCATGAAGCATCCAAGGGATATGATCCACCAGAAAATTCAAAGTTAAAAAGTGATCTTGGTAGATGGCCTCATTTAATAGAGAAGAGGATTAAATCTTTGGACAAGATGAGGGAGATGGTAAGAAAAAAGAGCATAAAAAGCGATTTTGATATGCTATATTTGAAGTCTATGGAGTTTTATAAGGAAATTGGAAAGAAATCATTGCAAGTTTTAAATGAATCGGATTATTATGAATTATGCATGATTGCAGAAAATGAAAAGAGCTTTTGTCACCATGATTTTACTTATCATAATATAATTCTAAGCAATAATATGGATGTACATGTTATAGATTTTGATTATTGTAAGAGAGAAGTTAGGACTTTTGATATAAGTAATTTTATGATAAAGGTTCTAAAGAGAGTTGAATGGAATATCGAATTTGCCATGGCTATTATAGATTCATATAATTCGGTATCTAAATTGAGGGACACAGAATATAAAGTATTATATGCATATCTTGAGTTCCCACAAAGATATTGGAGGCTTGCAAATAGATATTACTATAATGAAGTGAATTGGGGACAAAGTACATTTGCTAGTAAATTGGAATCTATAATAAATGAGAAGGAAAAATATTTAGATTTCTTGGAAAAGTTTAAGAATGAATATAAAATATAA
- the yabG gene encoding sporulation peptidase YabG gives MDIGDIVVRKSYNKDVTFKIIDIKEKNGSENIILKGINIRIIADASLDDLELADEDSGSQDRILNTRVNEAIKKAMVLRGDFRDKAEKSTKIKAKNELMFGRPGKILHVDGDSEYMETCLKVYKQLSLDAVGRAIPEREQPEVIVDLVKEIKPDIVVLTGHDSVLKEPKDYLSLDNYRNSRYYLESVKNLRNYNSSYDELVIFAGACQSCYERILDVGANFASSPNRVLIHCLDPVFVCEKIAYTRIDKIVSITDVIENTITGIKGVGGLQTRGKYREGYPKSPYI, from the coding sequence ATGGACATTGGAGATATAGTTGTAAGAAAATCTTATAATAAAGATGTTACTTTTAAAATAATTGACATTAAAGAGAAGAATGGAAGTGAAAATATTATTCTTAAAGGCATTAATATAAGAATAATAGCAGATGCGAGCTTAGATGACCTTGAATTAGCTGATGAAGACAGCGGTTCCCAAGATAGAATTTTAAATACAAGAGTAAATGAAGCAATAAAGAAAGCTATGGTACTTCGAGGTGATTTTAGAGATAAAGCTGAGAAGTCTACTAAAATAAAAGCAAAAAATGAATTGATGTTTGGGAGGCCGGGAAAAATACTTCATGTGGATGGCGACAGCGAGTATATGGAAACTTGTCTAAAGGTATATAAGCAATTATCTTTAGATGCAGTTGGCAGGGCAATACCCGAGAGGGAGCAACCTGAAGTAATAGTAGATCTAGTAAAAGAAATAAAACCAGATATAGTGGTGCTAACAGGCCACGATAGTGTATTAAAAGAACCGAAAGATTATTTGAGTTTAGATAATTACAGAAACTCCCGGTACTACCTAGAATCAGTTAAAAACTTAAGAAATTATAATTCAAGTTATGATGAATTAGTAATATTTGCAGGAGCGTGCCAGAGCTGTTATGAAAGAATATTAGATGTAGGTGCTAACTTCGCTTCAAGTCCTAATAGAGTTTTAATTCATTGTCTGGATCCTGTATTTGTGTGTGAAAAGATTGCTTATACGAGAATAGATAAAATAGTTTCAATAACAGATGTGATTGAAAATACAATAACAGGAATAAAGGGTGTTGGGGGATTACAGACAAGAGGAAAGTATAGGGAAGGATATCCTAAATCGCCTTATATTTAA
- a CDS encoding ABC transporter permease yields the protein MSFIRALHKETRKSKFVVLSISSILLFVIIITGNINKAYDSILEFENQFTNNAIGISFNNELNNQDILNRISAIQQNKDVIVRFTSKVFDYDSNYIGDCNCEGIYFGKDFNSAYNLISGRFFNKDDFKKNNNLVVIGKDMLKYTKTEGEKRYLLNGDTEFEVIGVVGKEGISTMYDDKIIFNLSYIFNNKHFVTKDLWSVDSENLSKQQLTDIVKKVDENINIKGTIIGKRPNPLRDAITNSKELIIGGIGIIFCAIFTLFISLHNWLDLIKLEIGIRQCNGATKDNIMIIILRRYLIYSCISFITSLLLYYLLHIINFGGLFDYKINYLNLLFSVGTMIFIGFFTIIISLHKISKVEIGRLVRGR from the coding sequence ATGAGTTTCATTAGAGCATTACATAAGGAAACTAGAAAATCTAAATTCGTTGTATTAAGTATTAGTAGTATACTTCTATTTGTAATTATAATAACTGGTAACATAAACAAAGCTTATGACAGCATATTAGAGTTTGAGAATCAGTTTACAAACAATGCTATTGGAATATCTTTTAATAATGAATTAAACAATCAAGATATATTAAATAGAATTTCAGCTATACAACAAAATAAAGATGTAATAGTAAGATTTACTTCTAAAGTGTTTGATTATGATTCCAACTATATTGGAGATTGTAATTGTGAAGGAATATATTTTGGTAAAGACTTTAATAGCGCATACAATTTAATTTCAGGAAGATTTTTTAATAAAGATGATTTTAAGAAAAATAATAATTTGGTTGTAATCGGAAAGGACATGCTAAAGTACACTAAGACTGAAGGTGAGAAACGTTATTTATTAAATGGAGATACTGAATTTGAAGTAATAGGTGTTGTGGGAAAAGAGGGGATATCAACAATGTATGATGATAAAATCATATTTAATTTAAGCTATATTTTTAATAATAAACATTTTGTGACCAAAGATCTTTGGTCAGTAGATAGTGAAAATTTATCAAAACAGCAGCTAACAGACATAGTTAAAAAAGTTGATGAAAATATTAATATTAAAGGAACAATAATAGGAAAAAGACCTAATCCATTGCGGGATGCAATTACTAATTCTAAAGAACTAATAATAGGAGGGATCGGGATAATCTTTTGTGCAATCTTTACATTATTTATATCATTGCACAATTGGCTTGACCTTATTAAATTGGAAATAGGCATTCGTCAATGTAATGGAGCTACAAAAGATAACATTATGATTATTATATTAAGAAGGTATTTGATTTATTCATGTATATCATTCATAACATCATTATTGCTATATTATTTACTGCATATTATAAACTTTGGTGGATTATTTGATTATAAAATTAACTACTTAAATTTATTATTTAGCGTAGGTACAATGATATTTATAGGTTTTTTTACTATAATAATTTCTTTACACAAAATTTCAAAAGTTGAAATAGGCAGATTAGTGAGAGGGAGATAG
- a CDS encoding ABC transporter permease: MKFKYIIKELKKNIIFTLILVIQLTVMFSILYSLFQVQSVTKAEAQKVNNYFKDKQVFTIRRVSSEDRMVSKTKASENELESIAENLIDSKDFIYTSQASYIIMMPVISEWNKFARWSELSESDESTYYAANHLVINKNNLKQFNIKIASGRDFNDEEYSLKYDQKIIPVILGYDYSEFYKVGDIIKSFPDGKSLEVIGILEKNQYMPCDMMEIDRYANLDDYILTNTYCYDDYSTMYNGLIQPNFILYDNNKSDSEIAESNNNIKKLFKDKVGINVIIEPQEKIINQELNASEDQLKVLNAASIILIIFLSITSIITKLSFIDKRKKEFGVHILSGGTLKDIASMIYLETFVSIIIALYIFYIISAYRYGHVDYLIVFYIIIIALLISVVLTIVPIIKIMRFNTATLVKGEE; encoded by the coding sequence ATGAAATTTAAATATATAATAAAAGAATTAAAAAAGAATATCATATTTACATTAATATTAGTAATTCAGCTGACTGTCATGTTCTCCATTCTATATAGTCTATTTCAGGTACAAAGTGTTACTAAAGCTGAAGCTCAAAAAGTAAATAATTATTTTAAAGACAAACAGGTGTTTACAATTAGAAGAGTGAGCTCAGAAGATAGGATGGTTTCAAAAACTAAAGCGAGTGAAAATGAATTAGAAAGTATTGCAGAAAACTTAATAGATTCGAAAGATTTCATATATACTAGCCAAGCTAGTTATATCATAATGATGCCAGTTATAAGTGAGTGGAACAAATTTGCTAGATGGTCCGAGCTTTCTGAAAGTGATGAAAGTACTTATTATGCAGCTAATCATCTAGTAATAAATAAGAATAATTTAAAACAATTTAATATAAAAATAGCATCTGGAAGAGATTTTAATGATGAAGAGTATAGTTTAAAATATGATCAAAAGATAATTCCAGTAATATTAGGATATGATTATTCTGAGTTTTATAAAGTGGGAGATATTATAAAATCTTTTCCAGATGGAAAGTCTCTTGAAGTAATAGGAATATTAGAAAAAAATCAATATATGCCTTGTGACATGATGGAAATTGATCGATATGCTAACTTGGATGATTATATATTAACCAATACATATTGTTATGATGATTACAGTACGATGTATAATGGACTCATACAACCTAATTTTATACTTTATGATAACAACAAGTCAGATTCTGAGATAGCTGAGTCTAATAATAACATAAAAAAATTATTCAAAGATAAAGTTGGAATAAACGTTATAATAGAGCCACAAGAAAAAATTATAAATCAAGAGTTAAATGCATCGGAAGATCAATTAAAGGTGTTAAATGCAGCATCGATAATATTGATAATATTCTTATCAATCACCTCTATTATAACTAAACTAAGTTTTATAGATAAAAGGAAAAAAGAGTTTGGGGTACACATATTAAGTGGTGGCACTTTGAAAGATATAGCATCTATGATTTACCTGGAAACTTTTGTGAGCATAATCATAGCTCTTTATATATTTTATATAATATCTGCATATAGGTATGGACATGTAGATTACTTAATTGTCTTTTATATAATTATAATAGCATTGCTTATATCTGTAGTGCTAACAATAGTACCAATAATTAAAATAATGAGGTTTAACACTGCTACACTGGTAAAAGGAGAGGAATAA